The Saccopteryx leptura isolate mSacLep1 chromosome 2, mSacLep1_pri_phased_curated, whole genome shotgun sequence genome has a window encoding:
- the GORAB gene encoding RAB6-interacting golgin isoform X4, which produces MEEKNKRKKALLAKAIAERSKRTQAETMKLKRIQKELQALDDMVSADIGILRNRIDQASLDYSSARKRFDRAEAEYVTAKLDLQRKTDIKEQLTEHLCTIIQQNELRKARKLEELMRQLDVQAEEAALGPDTEAESLLHEQETGAGVQQGQGERPAQPSRNSMASGSAQNKRHQEPAASSEGDEQCEDPRSTPLLPPEHPDQEGSAAVSAGPAAPSM; this is translated from the exons ATGGAAGAGAAGAATAAACGTAAGAAAGCTCTTTTGGCTAAAGCTATTGCAGAAAG ATCTAAGAGAACTCAGGCAGAGACCATGAAACTAAAGAGGATCCAGAAGGAGCTCCAGGCTCTGGATGACATGGTGTCAGCTGACATTGGCATCCTCAGGAACCGGATTGACCAGGCCAGTCTGGACTATTCAAGTGCTCG GAAGCGGTTTGACAGGGCGGAGGCAGAGTATGTTACAGCCAAGCTCGACCTGCAGCGCAAGACGGACATTAAAGAGCAGCTCACTGAGCACCTGTGCACGATCATACAGCAGAATGAGCTCCGCAAGGCCCGGAAGCTGGAGGAGCTGATGCGGCAGCTGGATGTCCAGGCCGAGGAGGCGGCGCTGGGGCCAGACACGGAGGCGGAGAGCCTGCTGCATGAGCAAGAGACCGGAGCAGGGGTACAGCAGGGCCAGGGAGAGAGGCCAGCCCAGCCTTCCAGGAACAGCATGGCTTCAGGATCTGCCCAGAACAAAAGGCATCAAGAACCAGCTGCTTCCTCAGAGGGAGATGAGCAATGTGAAGATCCCAGGAGCACGCCCCTTCTCCCCCCAGAGCACCCGGATCAGGAAGGGAGTGCTGCTGTCAGTGCTGGGCCAGCTGCTCCATCCATGTGA
- the GORAB gene encoding RAB6-interacting golgin isoform X5, giving the protein MKLKRIQKELQALDDMVSADIGILRNRIDQASLDYSSARKRFDRAEAEYVTAKLDLQRKTDIKEQLTEHLCTIIQQNELRKARKLEELMRQLDVQAEEAALGPDTEAESLLHEQETGAGVQQGQGERPAQPSRNSMASGSAQNKRHQEPAASSEGDEQCEDPRSTPLLPPEHPDQEGSAAVSAGPAAPSM; this is encoded by the exons ATGAAACTAAAGAGGATCCAGAAGGAGCTCCAGGCTCTGGATGACATGGTGTCAGCTGACATTGGCATCCTCAGGAACCGGATTGACCAGGCCAGTCTGGACTATTCAAGTGCTCG GAAGCGGTTTGACAGGGCGGAGGCAGAGTATGTTACAGCCAAGCTCGACCTGCAGCGCAAGACGGACATTAAAGAGCAGCTCACTGAGCACCTGTGCACGATCATACAGCAGAATGAGCTCCGCAAGGCCCGGAAGCTGGAGGAGCTGATGCGGCAGCTGGATGTCCAGGCCGAGGAGGCGGCGCTGGGGCCAGACACGGAGGCGGAGAGCCTGCTGCATGAGCAAGAGACCGGAGCAGGGGTACAGCAGGGCCAGGGAGAGAGGCCAGCCCAGCCTTCCAGGAACAGCATGGCTTCAGGATCTGCCCAGAACAAAAGGCATCAAGAACCAGCTGCTTCCTCAGAGGGAGATGAGCAATGTGAAGATCCCAGGAGCACGCCCCTTCTCCCCCCAGAGCACCCGGATCAGGAAGGGAGTGCTGCTGTCAGTGCTGGGCCAGCTGCTCCATCCATGTGA